One window of the Candidatus Falkowbacteria bacterium genome contains the following:
- a CDS encoding O-antigen ligase family protein, with protein sequence MDRKIDKIVFYLILGMTFVIPLLINPWGMERYEVDKIALFCFLVEILVVIRLWQCGSFSNLWGKIKELKFFSLESLFGLLLISYSISTLFSISVEDSLWGLIDRRFGLYTILHFVLFFLVMKSIKFKSAQVKMLAWVFVLNSFLISIYAILQKFGIEFLTNVRYVTLYQDLSIIRPMSSLGHPNYLGAFLVMGSGFIYYLLINKQKLWLKLFLYLVMIINGLALYLTLNRGGWLGALVTALVFLILYTWIDPQRKVQVRGKLILYYLKKVSLAFFAIIIFISVFAGWWGMGGDIRSSEDIQQGSSMYIRMLEYKYSWQLIKQSPIIGYGPETYIHQSVLRPRTEIEKIIDDRYSDRVHNLWLDTWYSLGIVGLLILIAVYIKLGQMIWKILHRSQMEDKKIVIMATSSIAGYLVLVQLHFDSLITLFILMILFSIIYNRYNANMRITCKSSESQIDPKAYLSILIVIVCSVIILLGAYLNLSAIYLNTICDMGCFY encoded by the coding sequence ATGGACAGAAAAATTGATAAAATAGTATTCTATTTAATTTTAGGGATGACTTTTGTCATCCCTTTGTTGATTAATCCTTGGGGAATGGAAAGATATGAAGTTGATAAAATCGCTTTATTTTGTTTTTTAGTTGAAATTTTAGTAGTAATTCGCCTGTGGCAGTGTGGAAGTTTTAGTAATCTTTGGGGAAAAATTAAAGAACTCAAATTTTTTAGCTTAGAATCGTTATTTGGTCTATTGTTGATATCATATTCAATTTCAACTTTATTTTCTATCTCAGTGGAAGATAGTCTTTGGGGATTAATTGATCGGCGTTTTGGCTTATATACAATTTTACATTTTGTTTTGTTTTTCTTGGTAATGAAGTCAATCAAGTTTAAATCAGCTCAGGTAAAAATGCTTGCCTGGGTGTTTGTTTTGAATTCATTTTTAATAAGCATCTATGCGATTTTACAAAAGTTTGGTATAGAATTTTTGACTAATGTCCGTTATGTGACCTTGTATCAGGACTTGTCAATTATTCGACCAATGTCCAGTTTGGGGCATCCAAACTATTTAGGAGCTTTTTTGGTAATGGGTAGTGGCTTTATATATTATTTGTTAATTAATAAACAAAAATTGTGGCTCAAGCTGTTTTTGTATTTAGTGATGATAATAAATGGGCTTGCTCTATACCTGACTTTAAATCGTGGCGGGTGGTTGGGCGCGTTAGTGACTGCCTTGGTTTTTCTAATTCTATACACCTGGATTGATCCACAGCGAAAGGTTCAAGTCAGAGGTAAATTAATTTTGTATTATTTAAAAAAAGTGAGCTTGGCATTTTTTGCAATAATAATATTTATTTCGGTTTTTGCTGGTTGGTGGGGCATGGGTGGAGACATTCGTAGTTCAGAAGATATACAACAAGGAAGTTCGATGTATATTCGTATGTTGGAATACAAATATTCTTGGCAATTAATTAAACAAAGTCCAATCATTGGTTATGGACCTGAAACTTATATTCATCAATCAGTTTTACGTCCAAGAACTGAGATCGAGAAAATAATTGACGACCGTTATTCTGATCGGGTGCATAATTTGTGGTTAGATACTTGGTATTCATTAGGTATTGTTGGCTTATTAATATTAATTGCGGTTTACATTAAATTAGGACAAATGATTTGGAAGATTTTACATCGAAGTCAGATGGAAGATAAAAAAATTGTTATCATGGCTACCAGTTCAATTGCTGGGTATTTAGTTTTAGTTCAGTTGCATTTTGACTCATTAATAACTTTATTTATTTTGATGATACTATTTAGCATAATTTACAATAGGTATAATGCTAATATGCGAATTACATGTAAATCTAGCGAATCCCAAATTGATCCGAAGGCATATTTAAGTATACTGATAGTTATTGTTTGTTCTGTTATAATTTTACTTGGCGCATATTTAAATTTAAGCGCAATATATTTGAATACAATTTGTGATATGGGCTGTTTTTATTAA
- a CDS encoding ATP-dependent Clp protease ATP-binding subunit, with translation MDFIEMNWPYIILFVVAVFVLWKYRGDIFKKGKGGAGDSKINQAEVLSLYTTDLTQKAKDGKIDPVVGRTEEIERVIQILSRRKKNNPLLIGSAGVGKTAIVEGLALRIVTNDIPGALTNKKVLSLNLADMIGGTKYRGEFEERVKMLVDEIIIKRRNIILFIDEIHTLIQSKGTEGAMNIGDILKPALARGELQSIGATTTEEYDEYIKKDDALARRFQLVEVDEPTVDDTIAILKGIKKDYEDHHRVKFTDESVEAAVNFTEKFIKERLLPDKAIDVMDEAGALVNLRAYDLPDHALKLIRAAAEDVHKEIAAAPDRIKGILRNLEKLKIQEEKTEDQDEKKKIKSSILDLTSEIQELEMKHKMATMEDKWPEVTEADVKNVLSGWLKLPIDEIK, from the coding sequence ATGGATTTTATTGAAATGAACTGGCCATATATAATTTTGTTTGTGGTTGCAGTTTTTGTGCTTTGGAAATATCGTGGTGATATATTTAAAAAAGGAAAAGGTGGGGCTGGTGATAGCAAGATTAACCAAGCAGAAGTTTTGAGTTTATACACAACAGATCTAACCCAAAAAGCCAAGGACGGGAAAATTGATCCAGTCGTTGGTCGAACGGAAGAAATTGAACGAGTGATACAGATTTTGAGTAGACGAAAAAAGAATAACCCGCTATTAATTGGTTCTGCTGGAGTTGGAAAAACAGCGATTGTAGAGGGGCTTGCACTACGTATCGTCACTAATGATATTCCAGGTGCATTAACAAATAAAAAAGTTTTGTCTTTGAATTTAGCAGATATGATTGGTGGGACAAAATATAGAGGAGAATTTGAGGAGAGAGTGAAGATGTTGGTTGATGAAATTATTATTAAACGACGAAATATTATTTTGTTTATCGACGAGATTCATACTTTGATTCAGTCAAAGGGAACAGAGGGCGCAATGAACATTGGTGACATTTTGAAGCCTGCCCTGGCACGTGGTGAGTTGCAGTCAATTGGCGCTACAACAACTGAAGAGTATGACGAATATATCAAGAAAGATGATGCTTTGGCTCGACGGTTTCAATTGGTTGAAGTTGATGAGCCGACCGTTGATGATACAATTGCAATTCTAAAGGGTATTAAAAAAGATTATGAGGATCATCATAGAGTTAAATTTACCGACGAATCAGTAGAAGCTGCCGTAAATTTTACTGAAAAATTTATCAAAGAAAGATTACTTCCGGACAAAGCGATTGATGTTATGGATGAAGCGGGAGCTTTGGTCAATTTACGCGCTTATGATCTTCCTGATCATGCGTTAAAGCTAATTCGCGCGGCTGCTGAGGATGTTCACAAAGAAATTGCCGCAGCCCCGGATCGAATTAAAGGGATTTTGAGAAATCTGGAAAAATTAAAAATTCAAGAAGAAAAAACTGAGGATCAGGATGAGAAAAAGAAAATTAAATCAAGTATTTTGGATTTAACTTCTGAGATTCAGGAATTAGAAATGAAACACAAGATGGCAACTATGGAAGACAAGTGGCCGGAGGTAACGGAAGCAGACGTCAAAAATGTTTTATCTGGATGGCTGAAATTGCCAATTGATGAAATAAAGTAA
- a CDS encoding MBL fold metallo-hydrolase, whose translation MKIKFCGAAQNVTGSRHLLEINNKKILLDCGMFQGGNRKKSRLLNEEFLFNPKEVDYVIISHAHIDHIGMLPRLVKLGFDGKVFCTRATKELAEVMLLDSAHIQIQDARFLKKHKKVHAEPLYTDTDVYASLKLIESHEYFQKFKVDEGIWTTFYDAGHVLGSAVIAVDFKENKEYKRLVFTGDLGRKYMPILNDPYQVDHADILITESTYASHLHDSFSNVHEELEWAIKDVMKRKGKIIVPGFSFERTQAFVYVLHELYNQGKIPKIPIFVDSPLSSRISKVFDKNKDYYDDETFRDFVDKKKNPLYFKEITYTSSVEESKQLNFYDKPCIIISASGMCEAGRIMHHLKNHMTDPKNLILVIGFMAQGTRGRQIVEGARKIKIFGKNYPLKADVVVLNSFSGHADKLELLEYIRNINDLQNIFVVHGEESECAMLRDNIHNILRFKGRVDVVDMGEEFEITDKGTTSKMGKRRENYIRKMKELKDKV comes from the coding sequence ATGAAAATAAAGTTTTGTGGCGCAGCTCAGAATGTAACGGGTTCGCGTCATTTATTAGAAATAAACAACAAAAAAATACTGCTTGACTGTGGTATGTTTCAGGGTGGGAATCGTAAAAAAAGTCGTCTACTGAACGAGGAGTTTTTGTTTAATCCGAAAGAAGTAGATTACGTAATTATTTCACATGCGCACATTGATCATATTGGAATGCTTCCTCGATTGGTAAAACTTGGTTTTGATGGCAAGGTTTTTTGTACTAGAGCAACAAAAGAGTTAGCAGAAGTTATGCTCCTGGATTCAGCTCATATACAGATCCAGGATGCTAGATTTCTAAAAAAGCACAAAAAAGTTCATGCAGAACCACTTTACACAGACACAGATGTTTATGCTTCCTTAAAGTTAATAGAATCTCATGAATATTTCCAAAAGTTCAAAGTCGACGAAGGTATTTGGACTACTTTTTATGATGCTGGTCATGTTTTAGGAAGTGCTGTGATTGCGGTTGATTTCAAAGAAAATAAGGAGTATAAGCGCCTGGTTTTTACAGGTGATCTTGGCCGAAAATACATGCCGATTTTGAATGATCCGTATCAAGTTGATCATGCAGATATTTTAATTACAGAAAGTACTTATGCAAGCCATTTACATGACTCTTTTTCTAATGTTCATGAAGAACTTGAGTGGGCTATAAAAGATGTAATGAAACGAAAAGGCAAGATTATTGTTCCAGGATTTTCATTTGAAAGAACTCAAGCCTTTGTATATGTACTTCATGAACTTTATAATCAAGGCAAAATACCGAAAATTCCAATTTTTGTGGATAGTCCACTGTCTTCAAGAATTTCAAAGGTTTTTGATAAAAACAAGGATTATTATGACGATGAAACTTTTAGGGATTTTGTCGATAAGAAAAAGAACCCACTGTATTTCAAAGAAATTACCTACACTTCAAGTGTTGAAGAGTCAAAACAGCTCAACTTTTACGATAAACCCTGCATTATAATTTCGGCTTCTGGCATGTGTGAAGCTGGTCGAATAATGCACCATTTGAAAAATCACATGACCGATCCGAAAAACTTGATTTTAGTTATAGGATTTATGGCCCAGGGAACTCGTGGAAGACAGATTGTTGAAGGTGCACGAAAAATTAAAATATTTGGAAAAAACTATCCACTAAAGGCGGATGTTGTAGTTCTAAACTCTTTTTCCGGACATGCTGATAAATTGGAACTACTTGAGTACATTCGCAATATAAATGATTTGCAAAATATATTCGTTGTTCATGGAGAAGAAAGCGAATGCGCTATGTTACGTGACAATATTCATAATATCCTAAGGTTCAAAGGCCGTGTGGATGTGGTTGATATGGGCGAAGAATTTGAAATTACAGACAAAGGGACGACTAGCAAGATGGGTAAACGCCGAGAAAATTATATTAGGAAAATGAAAGAGTTAAAAGATAAGGTTTAA
- a CDS encoding ABC transporter ATP-binding protein, which produces MAKKKGAFKKITGSLQFLILKLWSMLKQFRKYFIIGLVLLAFIEVINLVRTYVFKEIIDNFIYTDKDLLLRRLAILIVIMGFVYLIQSINNFSVNYLLAKTDIKISNFFTALVLKKNLDLSLHYHEKENTGTKLNKLQKGVELINYFFENLFWNVFPAAMKFVFSFVFLLFIDYRLAFVFFIIVPIFLIITFRANYKVDPLRVKMRKKEEKVYGEIGQAIYNIKTVKAFTREDHEKQKGEKSLRNIFLMYKKFFRVIFSLNFLRMNLIGLGNILIFAVGGYLTFLGEITPGEFVLFFQVGVQTYFSLFELTRTLDHIMNAKVGIDRLLKVIDSDDYIVSHEDGIKRNLQGDVEFKNVSFDYGDGKVLKNINFKIKHGEVVALVGPSGGGKSTVAKLLYRYYDVTSGVILIDDDPIENFDIKNYRSQLGIVNQDIDIFSDTVKANISYGRPKATMKEVHQAAKIANADEFVNKLKKKYDTLVGERGIKLSGGQKQRIGIARAILVDPKILILDEATSSLDSSSEKMIQEAIHRVIKNRTTIVIAHRLSTVKNADKIIVIAKGRISQQGTHSQLMRKGGLYKKFVTLQTSGYLN; this is translated from the coding sequence ATGGCAAAAAAGAAAGGTGCATTCAAGAAAATTACCGGTAGTTTACAATTTTTGATTTTAAAATTGTGGAGCATGCTAAAGCAATTCCGTAAATATTTTATTATAGGATTGGTTTTGCTTGCATTTATAGAAGTAATTAATTTAGTTAGAACTTACGTTTTTAAGGAAATTATTGATAATTTTATTTACACGGATAAGGATTTATTGTTACGACGATTAGCTATTTTGATAGTTATTATGGGGTTCGTTTATTTAATTCAAAGTATTAATAATTTCTCAGTAAATTATTTATTAGCAAAAACGGACATTAAAATTTCTAATTTTTTTACAGCGCTGGTATTGAAAAAGAATCTTGATTTATCCCTACACTATCATGAAAAAGAAAATACTGGTACAAAGTTGAATAAACTACAAAAGGGTGTAGAATTGATAAATTACTTTTTCGAAAACCTATTTTGGAATGTTTTTCCAGCCGCAATGAAATTTGTTTTCAGTTTTGTGTTTTTATTGTTCATAGATTATAGATTAGCTTTTGTTTTCTTTATCATTGTGCCAATATTTTTGATAATAACTTTTCGAGCTAATTATAAAGTTGACCCTTTGCGCGTCAAGATGCGTAAAAAAGAGGAAAAGGTTTATGGTGAGATTGGTCAAGCAATTTACAATATAAAAACCGTTAAAGCATTTACAAGGGAAGATCATGAAAAGCAAAAAGGTGAAAAAAGTTTAAGAAATATATTTTTAATGTACAAAAAGTTTTTTCGGGTCATTTTCAGTTTAAACTTTTTGCGAATGAACCTAATTGGATTGGGGAACATCTTAATTTTTGCGGTCGGTGGTTATTTGACATTTTTAGGAGAAATTACGCCTGGGGAGTTTGTTTTATTTTTTCAGGTTGGAGTCCAAACATATTTTTCATTATTTGAATTAACTAGAACTCTAGATCATATAATGAATGCAAAAGTCGGGATAGATCGATTGCTTAAGGTTATTGACAGTGATGATTATATTGTTAGTCATGAAGACGGAATAAAAAGAAATCTACAGGGAGATGTTGAATTCAAGAATGTATCGTTTGATTATGGAGATGGGAAAGTCCTGAAAAATATCAATTTCAAAATCAAGCACGGAGAAGTTGTTGCTTTGGTTGGCCCTTCTGGTGGAGGGAAGTCTACAGTAGCCAAGCTTTTATATCGATACTATGATGTCACTTCTGGGGTGATTTTAATTGATGACGATCCAATAGAAAATTTTGATATCAAGAATTATCGAAGTCAATTAGGTATTGTTAACCAAGATATTGATATTTTTAGCGACACAGTAAAAGCAAACATTTCATATGGTCGGCCAAAGGCAACCATGAAAGAAGTCCACCAGGCAGCAAAAATTGCAAATGCCGATGAGTTTGTTAATAAATTAAAGAAAAAGTATGATACCTTGGTGGGCGAACGTGGTATTAAGCTTTCTGGTGGTCAGAAACAAAGAATAGGGATTGCTCGAGCAATTTTGGTTGATCCAAAAATTTTAATTCTTGATGAAGCTACTAGTTCACTGGATTCAAGTTCAGAAAAAATGATCCAAGAAGCAATTCATCGAGTTATTAAAAATAGAACAACTATTGTGATTGCTCATAGGTTATCCACAGTTAAAAATGCTGATAAAATAATAGTAATAGCCAAAGGTAGAATTTCTCAACAGGGAACTCATTCACAGTTGATGCGGAAAGGAGGATTATATAAAAAATTTGTCACCCTTCAAACTAGTGGCTATTTAAATTAA
- a CDS encoding S-methyl-5-thioribose-1-phosphate isomerase, with amino-acid sequence MNANLIKIYRDIKSIKIQGATNVALATGKALKKYATDLQIQNKREFVKRIKEAGKYLVSARDTEPMADNVVEFIVCQLKRNKGAEIKEQRKVVRESVDYFFDLVEKNNNKIIRSGQNLIKFGDKVFTHCHSSTVIKVLLAAKKDKKRFEVFQTETRPLYQGHKTAKDLIKVGIKNTLVVDSAAPYLISKISGDKFTIDKVLIGCDAIARDGSCVNKVGSFGLALTAFLNKVPVYVVTQALKINEDAKNLKAIRIEQRKAKEVWSKAPKNLKIYNPAFDKVPAELIKGYICEFGIVSPENLIKKVKKDYSWLW; translated from the coding sequence ATGAACGCAAACTTAATAAAAATTTATCGTGATATCAAGTCAATCAAGATTCAAGGAGCAACTAATGTGGCCTTAGCTACTGGTAAAGCCCTGAAAAAGTATGCCACTGATTTACAAATTCAGAATAAGCGCGAGTTTGTAAAAAGGATCAAAGAAGCTGGTAAGTACCTAGTTTCTGCGCGTGATACAGAGCCCATGGCTGATAATGTCGTGGAGTTTATTGTTTGCCAGTTAAAGCGAAACAAGGGTGCTGAAATCAAAGAGCAGAGAAAAGTCGTACGTGAATCAGTTGATTATTTTTTTGATTTGGTTGAAAAAAACAACAATAAAATAATCCGCAGTGGCCAGAACCTGATTAAATTTGGAGATAAAGTATTTACTCATTGCCATTCTTCCACTGTAATTAAAGTTTTGCTGGCTGCGAAGAAAGATAAAAAGCGGTTTGAGGTATTTCAAACCGAAACTCGTCCTTTATATCAAGGACATAAAACCGCCAAAGATTTAATCAAAGTTGGAATTAAAAATACTTTAGTAGTAGACAGTGCAGCGCCATATTTAATTAGCAAAATAAGTGGCGACAAGTTTACTATTGATAAAGTTTTAATTGGTTGTGATGCTATTGCGCGTGACGGTTCATGTGTGAATAAGGTTGGCAGTTTTGGTTTAGCTTTAACTGCATTCTTAAACAAAGTTCCAGTTTACGTAGTAACGCAAGCTTTGAAAATAAATGAAGATGCCAAAAATCTAAAAGCTATCCGTATTGAACAACGTAAGGCCAAAGAGGTTTGGTCAAAAGCTCCAAAAAATTTGAAAATTTATAATCCAGCTTTTGATAAAGTGCCCGCTGAATTGATTAAAG